The Nitrospirae bacterium YQR-1 DNA window GTTAAACTGGGTTTACTAAGCGAGGATGAATTCACCCGTCATGTTAAGCCTGAAAAAATGATCTCACACTAAGAGACTTTACAGACTGTTCTACAGGATATGCACAATGAACAATTAGGGGTGAACATTGTACGCAATAAGTTATATCAGCGCAAAAATCCAAACCATTGCCCCATTGTGTCTTTCAACGGCAACTTTACTTTTATGGCATTTTTTTAGTATAAAATACTATGCACAGGGTAACACTTAGCAGAAAGGCTCTATTTCAAATATTTAATCATGCCGTAAGCACGTATCCTGAGGAGTGCTGCGGAATTATAACTAAAAATGAGCATTCAGAGACTGTCCATCAGTGCAGAAACATTCAGAATGAGCTTCATGCAAAAGACCCTAAAACATATTGTCGTACGGCGGCAATAGCCTACGCTATAGACAGGGATGAGGCTGAAAGAATATTTTCAGAGGCAAAGAGTGTTGGAGAAAAGGTTGTAGCGTTTTACCATTCACACCCTGACCACGAAGCATATTTTTCCGAGGAGGACATAGCCGCCCAGACAGTGTTTGGTGAACCGGAATTCCCTGAGGCTCTACAAGTAGTTATCTCGGTCAGACTTGGAATAATTAACAACTACAAGTGTTTCAGATGGAACGGTAAGGGGTTTGAGGAGGTCTGCTGACCTCCACGCCCCTCCGCAGTTATAAAGTAAATTAATTCCCGTACTTAAAAATTCGAATAACTTTTATCACAGGGTTAGCTCTGAGCTGTGCTAGTCTACAGGTGTTACCTCTGTAGCTTTTAACCCCTTATTGTCTTCAATAATCTCAAAAGAGACACGCTGCCCCTCTTCCAACGTTTTAAATCCATTACCCTGAATTGACGTGTAGTGCACAAATACGTCTGCACCTTCACTTCTTGAAATAAAACCATAACCCTTGGTCTTGTTAAACCACTTCACTGTTCCTTCTAACGCCATACTTAAAAACTCCTTACTAAATATTTGCTGCCATTAAAAACGGACACCTACTTTATACCCTTTTAGTTATCTGCTTGTCAAGAGAAATGATTAGAATATTTTATAGATTGATATTTTATCTCCGTTGCGTATAACATAATGGCACTGTAACTGCTCATGGGAAAAGGATTTAACGATAATACTTATTTATTTAAATATAAGCGAGGGCGTAAGCTTGCATTTATAATATGGACTGTAATTATACTAATCGTATCTGTTGTACCGGTACCGGAGGTTAAGGCCCCTGATAATTTTGATAAATTAGTCCATTTTGGGTTATATTTTTTAACGTCTGTAATGTTTTACTTCCTTGTCAGTCAAAAACCTCTTATCTCAGTTGTTTTTTCAACTTCTTATGGATTTTTTATAGAAATAGTACAGTTTTTTGTTCCCTGGAGGAGTTTTTCCCTTTGGGATGTCTTTTTCAATTTTATGGGCGCTCTGGCTTCTTTACTGCTACACATGTTTACAAAATACTTGACTAACGCAAAGATTTAAAATTAAAATACGCATATGGCTGATGTAGCTAACGAGGCGGAGCTTTATGACGCTTGCAGAGTACTCTTTGGTACTGATGTAAGGATAGACAGGAAGTTTTTGGAATACATTCAACCCTCTGGGGTGAAGAGTGCTTACAGAAAGATGGCGCTGCTTACCCATCCCGACAGAGTAGCCGCTCTGGGTAAAGATTATTTAAGAAACCTCAATGTGGATTTCCGTAGTGTTGCAGAGGCTTATGAAAAACTTAGTAAGTATTTAAAACTCAGGGAAAACGGCTATCAACTAAGAGGAATCTATACAAACACCACAGCTCCAAACTACAACAACAACTCGTGGAAGCCTAAGGAGCCTCCTCGTAGCTGGAGTAATACAACAAACAGCGGCAGCACCGGAGGCGGCACATGGCAAAATAAAAACAGCCAACATAGCGGCGGCACTTCAGGTGACAAATACTCATGGAATACAAAGACAGCCGGAGACCGCTTCACCATAGGTTCAAAAACTGCTTCAACATGTTCTTTTCAAACACAGCAAAATCTGCCCAGAAGGGTGCTGCGTATTGGGGAGTATTTATATTATTCAGGGCTGGTATCGTGGAAGGACTTAATAGCAGCCATTGTGTGGCAGACAAAGCAGCGTCAAAAGGTTGGGGAGATTGCCTCGCGGTGGGGATGGCTTAGTGAGGACAAAATAACTGAAATAATGAGATCAAAACAAAGAGGCGAAAAGATTGGGGAAGTACTCATCCGCCTTAAAATAATAACTCCTTTCCAGTGTAATATGCTGCTTTGGCAGCAACAAAAAAGCCAAAAACCTATCGGCGAATACTTCCTGCAAGAGCACCTGTTAAAAGATAACGATTTGAATAAATATCTTAAATTTTTAAAAGACCATAACACTAATTTTAAATAAGCTGCAACAGCTGCTTGTTATGCTTCAGAGCTAATATACACATATCACGGCTCATACCAAGCTGCATTTAATCGTCTAACTTCGTTGGTTTTGTCAAAAGCTCAGGGGTGTACTATAGGTCGCTTTCTCCCAGCTACCTGTGTTTACTTCTGACTGCAGCTTGGCATTACAATAGCTAAATACGTTATAATAGCAAAAACACAAACTACAGAGGAGACTGGATTTAAATGACAATCACAGAGGCGACAGCCAAGATAAAGCTATTGGACGACAAATACATCAAATTGGCACAGCAGCGGCTGGATAGTTTAACAAAACCCCGTGGCAGCCTTGGAAAACTCGAGGCCTTTGCCAAAGCGCTTTGTGCCATATACCAAACAGATATGCCGGAGATGCCGAAAAAGGGTATTTTTGTATTTGCCGGTGACCATGGTGTGGTGCAAGAGGGTGTGTCAGCTTATCCCTCGGAGGTAACCCCTCAGATGGTATTTAATTTTTTAAGAGGAGGGGCGGGAATAAACGTATTAGCCGGACATGCCGGGGCAGACGTTTTTGTGATAGACATGGGGGTTAATTTTGTTTTTAAAGACTGTCCTGGATTAATCAACAAAAAAGTAGTCTCCGGTACAAATAATATGACAAAGGGTCCGGCTATGAGCAGAGATGAGGCAACAAAAACCATTGAGGCCGGCATATCGCTGGCTCTGGAGTATGCTGCCAAAGGGTATCGTTTATTTGGCACAGGGGATATGGGAATAGGGAACACAACGCCGTCTTCAGCTATAACAGCGGTACTGACAGGGCTGTCTCCAAAGGCGGTGACAAGCCGCGGTACGGGAATAGATGATGAGTCGCTTATTAAGAAAATAAAGGTAATAGAGAGCGCACTATCACTAAACAAACCGGACAAACTGGATGGCCTTGATGTGCTGTCAAAAGTCGGAGGGGCGGAAATCGGAGGAATTGCGGGACTTTGTATCGGGGCCGCATCCCTGGGAATACCCGTAGTGGTGGATGGGTTTATATCATCTGCCGGGGCGGCGATAGCCTGTGCAATAGATAAGAAGGTGGCAGCATACTTGATAGGCAGCCATATGTCTCAGGAAGGAGGACACAGGCCCCTTTTAACCCATATGGGAGTTGAACCGCTTTTTGATTTTAACATGAGACTCGGCGAGGGTACCGGAGCGGCGCTTGCAATGACAGTGTTGGATGCCTCCCTGAAGATTTACAGAGAGATGGCAACCTTTGCAGAGGCTATGGTCTCAGACACGGATAAAGATATTCATAAGTGCGAGAGTTGACACACGCCTAAAGTCCCTTCAGTGTATGACCCAAAGACAAAGGAGATGCTAAAATATTTTATTTCTTGACAAAAAAACTGTAAAAAAACAATTGTTTATGCTATAATTGTGTTGGAATCAGGAGTGTGGGTTTAATGTGTTTCCTAAAGGGTGGTTTTATATGCAAAAAAAGATATTAGCATACATAGAAAAGATACCGGCACTGTCACCGACGATTGCTAAGATAGTGTCTCTCACTAACAATGACAGCTCATCAGCGGCAGATCTTGTGCAGGTAGTCAAGCTGGACCCGACACTTACCACAAAGGTGTTAAATTTAATCAACTCCGCATATTTCGGTATTGCACAAAAGGTTACCTCTATAAATCGTGCCATTATCCTGCTGGGAATGAACACCATTAAAAATCTTGCATTGAGTGCCGAGGTGTTGTCGTCGTTTAATCCATCCCACGGTGCTTCTTTTAATGTTGATAAATTCTGGGAGCACAGTCTTGCCACCGCAGTGGCCTGTAAACTGCTTTCAAAGTCAGTTGTCAGCGACCCGACTAAACAAGAGGAGTTTTTCATAGCAGGATTGATACATGATATAGGAAAGATATTTTTAATCAAGCATTTTTCTCGGGATTACTTCCCGATTGTCAAAAAAACAACTGAATACGGAAAGCTAATTGTTAAAGAAAAGAAATTTTTTTCTATGGACCATTCAGAAATTGGTGCATTGATAGCCGAGAAGTGGGCACTGTCTCCAGATTTGGTTAAAGCCATCCGGTACCACCACGACATAACCGGTGGAAACGAGAAAACACCGATGGTACCGGTTGTTTACATTGCCAACTACTACTGTAAAACCAACGGTTTTGACG harbors:
- a CDS encoding M67 family metallopeptidase; the protein is MHRVTLSRKALFQIFNHAVSTYPEECCGIITKNEHSETVHQCRNIQNELHAKDPKTYCRTAAIAYAIDRDEAERIFSEAKSVGEKVVAFYHSHPDHEAYFSEEDIAAQTVFGEPEFPEALQVVISVRLGIINNYKCFRWNGKGFEEVC
- the cobT gene encoding nicotinate-nucleotide--dimethylbenzimidazole phosphoribosyltransferase; translated protein: MTITEATAKIKLLDDKYIKLAQQRLDSLTKPRGSLGKLEAFAKALCAIYQTDMPEMPKKGIFVFAGDHGVVQEGVSAYPSEVTPQMVFNFLRGGAGINVLAGHAGADVFVIDMGVNFVFKDCPGLINKKVVSGTNNMTKGPAMSRDEATKTIEAGISLALEYAAKGYRLFGTGDMGIGNTTPSSAITAVLTGLSPKAVTSRGTGIDDESLIKKIKVIESALSLNKPDKLDGLDVLSKVGGAEIGGIAGLCIGAASLGIPVVVDGFISSAGAAIACAIDKKVAAYLIGSHMSQEGGHRPLLTHMGVEPLFDFNMRLGEGTGAALAMTVLDASLKIYREMATFAEAMVSDTDKDIHKCES
- a CDS encoding HDOD domain-containing protein, translating into MQKKILAYIEKIPALSPTIAKIVSLTNNDSSSAADLVQVVKLDPTLTTKVLNLINSAYFGIAQKVTSINRAIILLGMNTIKNLALSAEVLSSFNPSHGASFNVDKFWEHSLATAVACKLLSKSVVSDPTKQEEFFIAGLIHDIGKIFLIKHFSRDYFPIVKKTTEYGKLIVKEKKFFSMDHSEIGALIAEKWALSPDLVKAIRYHHDITGGNEKTPMVPVVYIANYYCKTNGFDDDIASPVMEGLTDTDWKRLSLSAQKGMEILATLPVKVEEAKAFLQVRSVTADETAKDGKDDE
- a CDS encoding cold-shock protein, coding for MALEGTVKWFNKTKGYGFISRSEGADVFVHYTSIQGNGFKTLEEGQRVSFEIIEDNKGLKATEVTPVD